The genomic window CGTGAAGTCGGCGGATGCCGGCACCTACGCCGAAGACATCAAGGATCCGCTCAAGACCCCGCTGTACCACTCGATGGTCGGGCGCGCCGACCTCGACGTCATCAAGAGCCAGTACTACACGAAGAACCGCAACACGCTGCTGTCGGACGACGCCGAGCTCGACCGCCTGCTCGAGGCCGTCGCCTCGACGCCCGACCCCGACGAGCGCGTCGCGGCGTCGCAGGCCGTGCAGGACTATCTCGCCGAGCAGGCGTACGTCATCCCGCTGTTCGAGGAGCCGCAGGTGTACGGCGCTGCACCGCACGTGCAGGGCATCGAGTTCGAGTCGGTCGCGCGTCCGCTGTTCTACGACGTGTGGCTCGACGAGAAGCAGTAGGACGCAGGAGCCGAACCCATGAGCTACGCGCTCCGACGCGCCGGGCAGGCCGCGATCGTGCTGATCGCGGCCTTCACGGCCACCTTCATCCTGCTGCAGCTGCTGCCCGGCGACGCGATCCTGATCAAGTACGACAACCCCGAGCTCGGCCTCACGCCCGAGCAGATCGAGTCGATCCGCGTCGCCTACGGCGCCGACTCGCCGTGGTGGGAGCAGTACTGGGTGACCCTGACCGGTTACGCCCAGGGCGACCTCGGGTACTCGACGCAGTACGGCACGGGTGTGCTCCAGCTCATCGGCGAGGCTCTCCCGCCGACTGCGGCGCTGGCGACGCTCGGGTTCGCCCTCGCCGCGGTGATCGCCTTCGCGATCGCGTTCCTGTCCACGCTGTCGCCGTTCGCGTGGCTCCGGCAGGCGCTCCAGGCGCTGCCCGGAGTGTTCGTGGCGGTGCCGGTGTTCTGGCTCGGCATCCTGCTCATCCAGGTGTTCTCGTTCGGCCTCGGCTGGGTGCCCATCGTCGGGGCCGACCCCGTCGCGGGCCTGATCCTCCCGGTGATCACGCTCGCGGTGCCCATCTCGGCGCCGCTGGCGCAGATCCTGGTGCGGAGCATCGACGACGTGCAGCTCCAGCCGTTCGTGACCGTGGTGCGCGCCAAGGGCGCCTCGCCGTCATGGGTTCTGTGGCGGTCGGTCGCCCGCAACGCGCTGCTGCCGACGCTGACCATCGCCGGCGTGCTGTTCGGCGAGCTCATCGGCGGGGCGGTCGTCACCGAGACGGTGTTCGGGCGACCGGGGATCGGCCGGGTGACCGAGCAGGCCGTCGCGAACCAGGACATCCCGGTGCTCCAGGGCATCGTCGTGCTGGCCGCGCTGACGTTCGTCGTCGTGAACCTCGTGGTCGACCTGCTGTACCCGGTGCTCGACCCGCGGCTGCGCAGCGGCACGCGCACCAGCCGCACCGCATCCACCCCCGCGCTGCAGGAGGCGACCGCATGAGCACGCAGATCTCTCCTTCCCCGATTCCGGATGCCGCGACCGCCGCGATCGCGCGGGACGAGGCATCCGGTACCGTCATCGACCCGGTCGCCCGCGACGCGGGAGCACTGGACGCACTCCCGGAGCGGCGATCGTCGGCTGCCCGGCTGTTCGCCCGCGGACGGCGTCCGTCGTGGACGCTCGTCGCCGCGATCGCCGTCATCGCGATCGCGGTGCTGTGGGCGGTCGTGCCGTGGCTGTTCACGTCCTACGACCCCATCGACGGCGTCCCGGCCGAGAAGCTGCTGCCGCCGAGCGCCGCGCACTGGTTCGGCACCGACGCCATCGGGCGCGATCTCTACGCCCGCGTCGTCTACGGCGCGATCCACTCGCTCTCAGGAGCGCTCATCGCGGTCACCGTCGGGCTGGCGGCGGGCACCGTCATCGGCGTCCTCGCGGGATCGGTCGGCGGGTGGATCGACGACGTGCTGATGCGTCTCGTCGACGTGCTGCTGTCGATCCCGGGGCTTCTGCTGATGCTGTCGATCATCATCCTGCTGGGCTTCGGCACGGTCAACGCGGCCATCGCGGTCGGCGTCGTGAGCGTCGCGTCGTTCGCCCGGCTGTCGCGCTCGGAGGTGGTGCGCGTGCGGCGCACGGACTACGTCGAGGCGGCGTTCGGCAGCGGCGGCACTTTCGCCGCCGTGCTGGGCCGACACGTGCTGCCCAACTCGCTGACCGCCGTGGTCGGCCTCGCCGCCCTGCAGTTCGGCAGCGCGATCCTCGCGATCTCGACCCTGGGCTTCCTCGGGTACGGGGCGCCGCCTCCGACGCCCGAGTGGGGTCTGCTCATCGCCGAGGGGCGCAACTACGTCGCGACCGCGTGGTGGCTGACCACGCTGCCGGGACTCGTCGTGCTCGTGGTGGTGCTGAGCGCCAACCGCATCAGCCAGTCGATCGGAAGGGGAACGCGATGAGCGTGCTCGACGTGCAGGGCCTCCGGGTGTCCTACGAATCCCGCGCCGGCCGCCGAGAAGTCGTCCACGGCGTGGACGTCACGGTCGGCGAGGGCGAGGTCGTCGCACTCGTCGGCGAATCGGGCTCCGGCAAGTCGACGACCGCGCACGCCCTCATCGGCCTGCTGCCCGAGGGCGGTCGTGTCGACGGCGGCTCGGTCGCGATCGGCGGCGTCGAGATCACCGCGTGGGGCCAGAAGCGGCTGCGATCCGTGCGCGGGGCGCAGGTCGGCCTCGTGCCGCAGGATCCGGCGTCGTCCCTCGACCCGGTGCGTCCGATCGGCGTGCAGGTGGGCGAGATCCTGCGCCTTCATGGAACACGGGATGCCGCGACCCGCCGTGCCCGCGTGCTCGAGCTGCTCGACCGGGTCGGTCTCGACGACCCCGCCCTGCGGGCGAGGCAGTACCCGCACGAGCTCTCGGGCGGCATGCGCCAGCGGGTGCTCATCGCCACCGCGATCGCACTGCGACCGCGCCTCATCATCGCCGACGAGCCCACCAGCGCTCTCGACGTGACGGTGCAGCGGCGGATCCTCGACCTCATCGACGACCTGCGCCGCGAAGAGGGCACGTCGGTGCTCCTGGTCACCCACGACCTGGGCGTGGCGGCCGACCGCGCGCAGCGCATCGTCGTGCTCAACCAGGGCCGGGTCGTCGAGCAGGGGCCGAGCAGCGGCATCCTGTCGTCCCCGTCCGATCCGTACACGCGGCAGCTGCTGGCCGACGCGCCCGCCCTGGCGACGCAGGGCTTCCGACGGCCGGCGCCGCCGCTCTTCCTGCGGGATGCCGCGGCCGCCGCCGGCGAGAACCCCTATGCGATCGCCGCCGTGGGGCTCGTGAAGGAGTTCGCCGTGCATGGCCGAGGCAGGGAGGCGTTCCGGGCGGTGGACGACGTGTCGTTCCAGGTGCGCCGCGGCACGACGCACGCGCTGGTGGGGGAATCCGGGTCGGGCAAGACCACCACCGCGCGACTCGTCACGAGATTCCTGCAGCCGGACGCGGGACGCATCGAGCTCGCCGGCCCCACCGGGGAGCTCGCCGACATCGCGGGCCTCCGCGGCGAAGCCCTGCGCCGCCTGCGGCAGCGGATCCAGCTCGTCTACCAGAACCCGTTCTCGTCGCTCGATCCGCGGCAGAGCGTCGCGCAGATCGTGGCCGAGCCGCTGCAAAACTTCCGCGCGGGCAGCCGCGCCGCACGCACGGCGCGCGCCGCCGAGCTCATCGACCGGGTCGCCCTCCCCGCCGACGTGCTCGAGCGGTCGCCGCGCGAGCTTTCGGGCGGGCAGCGCCAGCGCGTCGCGATCGCCCGGGCGCTGGCCATCCGGCCCGACGTGGTCGTGCTCGACGAGGCGGTGTCGGCGCTCGACGTGACCGTGCAGGCGCGGATCCTCGAACTGCTCGAGTCGCTCCAGCACGAGCTGGGCCTCACGTACCTGTTCATCTCGCACGATCTCGCCGTGGTGCGCCGCATCAGCCATTCGGTGTCGGTCATGCGCCGCGGCCGGATCGTCGAGGCCGGCAGCACCGAGGACATCTTCACCGCCCCCACCCACGACTACACGCGCGAGCTGCTGGCAGCCGTGCCCGGACGATCGGAGGTCGCCGCATGAGCGTGCCGTCACTCGCCTTCTTCACCCGCCTGCTCGACGCCGCCGCGCCCGGCCTGATCGACGGGGCGCCCGCCGCCGAGAGGTACCGCCTCGCGACCGACCAGATCCGGCACGCCGAGCGGTTCGGCATCGGGCGCGCGTGGGTGGCGCAGCACCACTTCCGTGCTGCCGAGGGCGGGCTGCCGGCGCCGTTCGTCTTCCTCGCGCACGTGGCAGCGGCGACGAGTGAGATCCGCCTCGGCACCGGCGTCGTCACGCTGCCCCTCGAAGACCCGATCCGGGTCGCCGAAGACGCCGTCGTCGCCGACCTGCTCTCGGGCGGGCGCATCGACCTCGGTCTCGGCAGCGGCGGGACGCCGTCGTCGTTCGTGCCGTTCGGGCAGGATGTCGCCGCCAAGGCCGTCGTCTACGACGAGAAGCTGGACGTGCTGCTCGACGCGCTCGCCGGTCGCGAGATCGGCGGTGGCAACACGCTGTACCCCGATCCGTCGGAGGTGATCCCCACCGCCACGTCCCGCGCGCCGCTGGGTGCGCGCGTATGGCAGGCGACCTTCTCGCCGGCGGGCGGCACGCGGGCCGGACGCCACGGTCACGGCCTCCTGCTGTCGCGCACCCAGCCCCGATCCGCCGAGGCGCCGGACGCGACGCTCGCCGAGCTGCAGCATCCGATCATCGACGCCTACGTCGACGCGCTGCCGGCGGGCGTCGCACCCCGGGTCACGGCATCCCGCACCGTCTTCGTCGCCGACGACCGCGCCGACGCGCTGCGGTTCGCCGAGCGGGGACTGCGCCGGGCCGCCGAGGGCCTGCGCCGGTCGGGCCACCGCCTCCCGGACGACACGCTCGACGAGCTCATCGCCGCGACCGACACCCACCTCGGAACCCCCGAGGAGGTGGTGGCCTCGCTCGCCACCGACTCCACCCTCGCCCGCGCGACAGAGGTCGCGTTCCAGGTGCACTCGGTGGATGCCCCGCACGACTTCGTGCTGCGCTCCATCGAGCTCTTCGCCACGGACGTCGCGCCCGCACTCGGCTGGGGTGCGCGCGACCGCTCCTTCGAACCACTCGGCCGTCTCGGAAAGGAGACCCCATGACCACCGCGACCATCGACGTCGTCGACGAGCTCGTCGGCGTGCAGGAGGGCGACGCGCTCGACGAGCTGCGCCGCCGGCGCCCCGTCACCCGTGAGCAGCTGCAGGCGAGCCACGACGCGCTCTTCGCCCCGGTCGACGACACGGCGTTCCCCGTGGCGGACCGCCTGCTCGTCGCCGCGTTCGCGACCCGCTCGACCGCCGACGACGCCACGGCACGCTTCTACGCGGATGCCGCGCGCCGCGCCGACGCCGGAAGGGCCGCCGTCGTGCTGGCCGAGGCATCCGCCGCAGCGACCGCCGGACCCTTCGGCGCGTACCGCGAGGAGGGCCTGCGCGCGGAGAGCAGCGATGGCCGCCGCTACGCGCCGGGCGCCGACGTCCGCGACGCGCTGGGCGACCGCGTGACCGCCGCGCTCGTCCATGCGCACCTGCTCACCTTCCGGCCGCGGGAGGCGGACGACGCCGACCAGCACCGGCTGCTCGAAGCCGGCTGGAGTCCCGACGGCATCGTCACGCTGTCGCAGCTGGTGTCGTTCCTCGCCTTCCAGCAGCGCGTGGCCGCCGGGCTCCGCGCCATCCGCTCATCCCAGGAGGTCTCCGCATGACCGGCACGTCCACCGCAGCCGCCGTCCTCGTCCACGACGAGGCCCACCCGCACGGGTTCACGCGGGCGGAGGTGGGCTGGCTGCCATGGCTCGAGCCCCTGCCGGTCGACGAACTCACCGAGCGTCACTACGACGGGCTCGTCGACCGCCAGCGCGCCGGCAGCGACTACTTCCGGCTGCTGGCGCGCGATCCCGAGATCCTGCGCGCACGCACGCTCGTCGACAAGGACATCTTCTACAACACCGCCGAGGGCCTGCCGCGCGCGGAGCGCGAACTCGCCGCGACCGCGGCGTCCCGGGTGAACGGCTGCGTCTTCTGCGCCTCGGTGCACGCGCGCTTCGCGGCGCACCACTCGAAGGCGCCCGAGCAGGTCGATCTGCTCCTCGCGGACGGCGTCGGCGCCGAGCTCGGCGAGCGGTGGAACGCGATCGTGGCCGCCGCGGCCGCACTCACCGCGACGCCGCTCGCGTTCGACCCGGCCCATGTCGAGCGGCTGCGCGCTGCCGGCCTCGACGAGCTCGAGATCGCCGACGTCGTGCACGGCGCCGCCTTCTTCAACTGGGCGAACCGGCTCATGCTGTCGATCGGGCGGCCGGTCGCGCCGCCCCACGAAGGCGCGTGATGAGTCGTCCGCTGAGGGTCGTCGGCGTCTCGGGCTCTCTCCACGAGCCGAGCCGCACGACGGAGCTCGTGCGCGCGATCCTCGCCGAGGTCGGCTTCCGCATCGAGATCGAGTCGACGCTGATCGAGATCGCGGCGCTCGGGCCCGGCTTCGCCGGTGCGCTGCGCCGCGACCAGGTCGCTCCCGCGGTGGAGGAGGCGCTGCAGCTGATCGAGTCGGCCGACTTCCTCGTGGTGGCTTCGCCCGTCTACCGGGCGTCGTTCACCGGGCTGTTCAAGCACCTGTTCGACTTCGTGGGCCAGTACGACCTCGTGGGCACGCCGGTGCTGCTCGCCGCAACGGGCGGCGGCGAACGCCATGCGCTGATCATCGAACACCAGCTGCGACCGCTGTTCGGCTTCTTCCAGGCGCTCACGCTGCCGATCGGCGTGTACGCGTCGAGCAGCGACTTCGCGAACGACGGCGTGACCTCGCCCGAGATCAGCCGCCGCGTGGTGCAGGCCGTCGACCGGTCCCTGCCGCTCGTCGAGCACGCCACGCTCGTCCGCAGGTCGGAGTACGTCACGACCTGGTGACCGGGATGGCAGGCGGCGGCGTCGAGGACATTCCTCGACGCCGCCACGGTGAGCGTCTAGACTGGCGCCCGTGTTGACCTGTCGGTGTTGTCGCCCCTGCTGCTGAAGCGTTCGCTTCGCGCAGGCCCCCGCGACCCCGACAACCTCCGCGCTCCTGCGCGGCAACACCACAGGAACTCATCGTGCACTACGCCCAGAGCGTCGCCGACCTCGTCGGCAACACCCCCCTCGTCCAGCTGACCCGAGTCACCGAGGGCATCGCCGCGACGGTGCTCGCGAAGGTCGAGTACTTCAATCCCGGCGGTTCCGCCAAGGACCGCATCGCGCGCCGCATCATCGACGCCGCCGAGCGCGACGGGAAGCTCATGCCCGGCGGCACGATCGTCGAGCCCACGAGCGGCAACACCGGCGTGGGGCTCGCCCTCGTCGCGGTGCAGCGCGGGTATCGCATGATCTTCGTCGTGCCCGACAAGTTCGCGGGTGCGAAGGTCGACGTGCTGCGGGCCTACGGCGCCGAGGTCGTGGTGACCGACACGAGCGTGCCGCCCGAAGACCCCCGCTCGTACTACAGCGTCTCCGACCGGCTCGTCCGCGAGATTCCGGGGGCGTTCAAGCCGAACCAGTTCGCGAACCCGAACGGGCCGCTGAGCCACTACGAGACGACGGGGCCGGAGATCTGGCGCGACACCGACGGCCGGGTGACGCACTTCGTCGCGGGCATCGGCACCGGCGGCACGATCACCGGCACGGGCCGCTACCTGCACGAGGTGTCGGGCGGCGCGGTGCGCGTGATCGGCGCCGACCCCGAGGGGTCCATCTACTCGGGCGGTCCGCTGCACGGATACCTCGTCGAGGGCGTCGGCGAGGACTTCTGGCCCGACAGCTATGACCCGGAGGTGCCCGACGAGATCCACCGCGTCGGTGACGCGGAGACCTTCGAGATGAGCCGTCGCCTCGCGCGCGAAGAAGGCCTGCTGGTGGGCGGATCGAGCGGGATGGCGGTCGTCGCGGCGCTGCGGACGGCCCGCGATCTACCCGCCGACGCGGTGGTCGTCGTGCTGCTGCCCGACCATGGGCGCGGCTACCTCAACCGCTTCTACGACGACGACTGGATGCGTGACCACGGCTTCGAGGTGAGCCGCGCCGAACCTCCGGTCGTTGAGCGAGCGAGGAACGAGCGAGACGAAACGCCTGCACCCGGCGCACACTCCGGCGCCGAGGCTCCCGTGGAGGTCCCGGTCGTTGAGCGAGCGCCCTTCGACGGGCTCAGGGACCGCGAGCGAGACGAATCGCCTGCGCGCGGCGCACACCTGGGCCCCGAGGCATCCGGAACCATTCCCGACGAAGGAGCACCCGCATGACCGAGCCCACGCACGACCACGGTTTCGAGACCCGCGCGGTGCACGCCGGGCAGGCGTTCGACCCGACCACCGGGGCCGTGATCCCGCCGGTGCACTTTTCCACCACGTACGCGCAGGACGGCATCGGCGGGCTCCGCGAGGGCTACGAGTACGGCCGCAGCGGCAACCCGACCCGCACGGCGCTCGAGACGCAGCTCGCCGCGCTCGAGGGGGGTGCGCACGCGCTGTCGTTCGCGTCGGGACTCGCCGCCGAGGACGCACTGCTGCGCGCGGCGCTCGAGCCGGGCGACGAGGTGCTGCTCGGCAGCGACGTCTACGGCGGCACGTATCGCCTCATCGCCCGTGTGCTGGGCGGGTGGGGCATCGGCGTGCGCGTCGTCGACATGAGCGACCTCGACGCCGTGCGCGCGGCCCTCGAGGAGCGCCCGGCGCGCATCGTGTGGGTCGAGACGCCGAGCAACCCGCTGCTGCGCATCACCGACATCGCGGGCCTCGCGCGGCTCGGGCACGACGCCGGCGCGCTCGTCGTCGTCGACAACACGTTCGCGTCGCCCGCTCTGCAGCAGCCGCTCGCCTTCGGCGCCGACGTGGTGGTGCACTCGACGACCAAGTACCTCGGCGGGCATTCCGACGTCGTCGGCGGCGCCCTGGTGCTGAACGACGAGGCCCTCTACGGTGAGGCGAAGTTCCTGCAGTTCGCCGTCGGCGCAGTCTCGGGCCCGCTCGACGCGTGGCTGACGACGCGCGGCATCAAGACGCTCGCCCTTCGCATGCAGCGTCACAGCGAGAACGCCCAGGCCGTGGCGGAGTTCTTGTCCTCGCACGACCGCGTCGCCCGGGTGTACTACCCCGGCCTGCCGTCGCATCCCGGGCACGAGCTCGCCGCCGCGCAGATGAGCCGCTTCGGCGGGATCGTCTCGGTGGCGTTGGCGGATGCCGCAGCCGCTCGCCGCTTCGCCGAATCGACGCGGCTGTTCCAGCTCGCCGAGTCGCTCGGCGGGGTCGAGTCGCTCATGAACTACCCGGACGAGATGACGCACGCGTCGGTCCGCGGCACAGAGCTCGCCGTCCCGCCCGAGGTGGTGCGACTGTCGGTCGGCATCGAGTCGGCCGCCGACCTCCTCGCCGACCTCGACCAGGCCCTCGCCGGCCTCTGACCCACGGTCGCGCGCGGCACCCGCGGCGCCCGTAGCCACCCGTTCACTTGCGCTATATGTACGCGAAACGGCGGGCGCGGCGTACGTATAGCGCAAGTGAACACGAGGGGAGAGCCGCGCGGGGGCCGGTGGCACGCGGGGTCCTAGGCTCGGGGGCATGACCGCGAGCCCCGGCATCCGTTCGTCCGTCCTCGCGGAGCCGCTGCGCATCGGCGCGGTCACGGTGCCGAACCGCATCATGCAGACGGCGCACTCGAAGCAGTACTCCGACCGCGTCGAGTCCGACCGCGAGACGGCGTACTACGTGCGCCGGGTGCGCGGCGGGTGCGGGCTGTTCGTCGCCGGCAACCACTTCGTGCATCCGACCGGGTCGATCCGCGGATTCGAGGACGCCTACCGCGCCGAGGGCGTCGCCGCGTCGAAGCGGATGACGGATGCCGTGCACGAGGCGGGCGCGAAGATCTTCGTCCAGCTCAACCACCACGGCGCGCAGGCCCAGCCCGACGGGCCCGACGGTCCGCGTGCGGTGTACGCCCCGTCGCGCGTGCTCTCGCCGTCGACCGCGCACGCCACCCGCGAGATGGACCGCGCCGACATCGCGGCGCTCGTCGAGGGCTGGGCGCTGTCGGCCGAGAACGCGCGGAACGGCGGGTTCGACGGCGTCGAGATCCACATGGCGCACGGCTATCTGCTGCACCAGTTCCTCTCGCCGCTCTACAACGCCCGTACGGATGAATATGGCGCCGGCGAGGACGGCGGCGACCTCGAGGGACGCACGCGGTTCCCGCGCGAGGTGCTGCGCGCGGTGCGGGAGCGGGTGGGCGACGACTTCACCGTGGGTATCCGCATCGTCGCGAACGAATTCCACCCCGACGGCATCGACGGCGCCGGCATGCGCGAGATCATCGCGCGGCTGCGGGCCGAGGCGCGCATCGACTTCCTCGACCTCGCCGCCGGCGGCTACCACAACGTCCACTACATCTTCCCGTCCTCGCCGATGCCCTACGCGTGGCTCCGCGACGACGTGGCGGCGGTGAAGGCCGCGAACCCCGATGTGCCGGTGTTCGGCGTCGGCGCCGCGCGCTCGGTCGAAGAGGCGGAAGAGGTCGTCGCCTCGGGCATCGCCGACATGGTGGCGCTCACCCGTGCGCAGATCGCCGACCCCGACCTCGGCCGCAAGCTGATCGGGCTCGAGCCGGTCGACGGCGCCGAGCGCGGCATCCGTCACTGCATCCGGCTGAATCAGGGATGCCTCGGCCGGGGCAGTCGGGGACTCGCGATGTCGTGCACGGTGAACCCGCTCGCCGGACGCGAGCTCGAACGCGGCGAGCGGCCGCGCGCGGCGTCGTCGCAGCGGTGGATCGTGGTCGGGGGCGGACCGGCCGGCATGCGCGCCGCCGTCGAGCTCGCGACCGACGGCCACGCCGTGACCCTGATCGAACGGGCGCAGGAGCTCGGCGGCCAGCTGCGGCTCGCTCGCCGCGTGACGGGGCGCGAGAGCGTCGGCCTGCTCGTCGACGACCTCGCGCGGGACCTCGCCGCGGCGGGCGTCGAGGTGCGTCTCGGCGTCGATGTCACCGCCGAGACGCTGCGCAGCGAAGCGGCGGACGGCATCGTGGTCGCCACCGGCGCCGTGGCACCGGCGAGCACGTCGCTCGCGCTGGGCGGCGCGTACGCCGGCGGTTTCCCCGCCGCGGGCACCATCGACGCCTTCGCCGCGGTGTCGCCGGAGGCGGGCAGGGCGCCGCTCGGACGGCGGATCGCGATCGTGGATGCCGACGGCACGGCGTACGCCGCCGGGGTCGTGCTGACGCTCCTCGAGCGCGTCGACGAGCTCGAGCTCATCACGCCCTTCGAGACGGTGTTCCCGCACATCGGCGCCGGGTACGACCGTCCCCTGCTGCTCGAGCGCCTGGGGGCGCACGGCGGCTTCCGGCGACGCCCGGCACACCGGGTGGAGGCGATCGAGCCCGGCGCGGTGACGGTGCGCGACACGCTCACCGGTGCCGTCGAGATGATCCCGGGCGTCGACGCCGTGGTCGCGATCGAGCCGCGAGCGGCGGTCGGCATCCCGGGGCTCACGGCGGACACTCTCCCCGCGCCTCTTCCGGGCGTCGCCGGCGCTGCGCCTGGAGCCTCCGGGCGCGTCGGCGCAGCCGCGCCGCGGGTCGTCGTGATCGGCGACGCCTTCGCCCCCCGCACCATCGACGCGGCGATCTTCGAAGCGGTCGAGCTCGCCTACGACGTCGCAGGGCTGGCGGTCCTCCGCGGCTGATCTTCCGTGGCCTCCATTCGTTCTCACGCCTGCGAACTCCGAGGGGTTCACTTGCGCTGAACGTACACGGATCGCACCGGGGCGCGTACGTTCAGCGCAAGTGAAGCGATTCACCGCACGGCGGTCGGGAGGCGGCCTTGCCAAGGCGGCGCGCCGCGGAGGCGGAGCCGCGGAGGCGGAGCCGCGGAGGCGGAGCCGGAGGCGGCGTCGTGAGGGCGGTGGCTACGCTGGGGCCGTGGACCCCGTCACCGCAACACTCGTCATCCTGGTGCTGGCGGTGATCGCGTTCGTGAGCAACCGCGTGCCGATCGGGATCGTCGCCATCGGCGTCGCGCTGGCGCTCTACTTCACGGGCGTGCTGACGCTGCCCCAGGCGCTCGCGGGGTTCGGCGATCCGACCGTGGTGTTCATCGCCGCGCTGTTCGTGGTGAGCGAATCGCTGGATGCGACCGGCGTCACCGCGTGGGCAGGGCAGAAGGTGATCGGCCGCGCCGGCACGAAGCGCACCACGCTCGTCCTCGTGACCGCCCTGCTGGTGGCGGGGCTGACGGCGCTCATCAGCATCAACGGCGCCGTCGCGGCGCTGCTCCCGCTCGTCGTCGTGGTCGCAGCCCGTGCGGGCATCGCCTCGTCGAAACTGCTGATGCCGCTCGCCTTCGCGGCCTCCGCGGGCTCGCTCCTGCTGCTCACCGGAACCCCGGTCAACATCATCGTGTCGGAGTTCGCCGCCGGCGCCGGGGGACGGGAGTTCGGGTTCTTCGAGTTCGCGCTCGTCGGCATCCCGGTGCTGCTCGGCACCCTCGTGATCCTGCTGCTCGGCGGCCGGCTGGTGCCGGAGCGGAAGGGCGCGATCATGCCCGTCGACCTGGTGCGGCACGCGCGCATGCTGCGTCAGCAGTATTCGCTGACGCTCGACACCGGCATGCTCCTCGGCCCGAACACCGGAGTGACCGAGGTCGTGGTGGCGCCGCGCTCGCCGCTGATCGGCACGCGCGTCTGCGCGGGCATGACGACGCCCGACGGCGACCTCGTCGTGCTGGCGGCGCGGCGCGGCGACGAGCACCTCAAGGGCACCGAGTTCATCGTCCAGTCCGGCGATGCCCTGCTGCTCCAGGGAGCGTGGGATGACCTGACCCGGCGGACGCAGGACCCCTCGGTGCTGGTGGTCGACGACCCGGCACAGCTGCGTCGGTCGGTGCCCCTCGGGCGCGGCGCGAAGCGGGCGATCGGCATCCTGCTCGCGATGATCGTGCTGCTCGCCACGGGGCTCGTGCCGCCGGCGGTCGCCGCACTGCTCGCGGCGTGCGCCCTCGTCCTCTCCCGCACGGTCACGGTGACGGCGGCGTATCACGCGATCTCGTGGACGACCGTCGTGCTCATCGCGGGGATGATCCCGCTGTCGACGGCCTTCATCAGCACCGGCACGGCCGACCTCGTGGCCGACGGCATGCTGTCCATGCTCGGCGGCGCCGGTCCCCATGTCGCACTGCTCGCCCTGTGCGGGATCACCGTCGTGCTCGGCCAGCTGATCAGCAACACGGCGACGGTGCTCATCGTTGCGCCGATCGCCATCTCGGTCGCACGGGCACTCGATGTGTCGGTGCAGCCCTTCATGATGGCGCTCGCCGTCGCCGGTGCTGCTGCGTTCCTGACGCCGATCGCGACGCCCGCGAACCTCATGGTGATGGAGCCGGCGGGGTACCGGTTCGGCGACTACTGGAAGCTCGGGCTGCCGCTCGCGCTGTTCTTCCTCGCCGTCGCCGTCTTCTACGTTCCGCTCGTCTGGCCGTTCTGACCGGTACGTCCTGTCTTGCGGGGTGCCGTTCTCGGCGACTCGCCAAGACCCGCCATCACGAGGCGCACTCCATGGCGATTCGCCAGAACCCGTCGGCGAGGGCGGCGCG from Microbacterium sp. ProA8 includes these protein-coding regions:
- a CDS encoding cystathionine gamma-synthase, producing MTEPTHDHGFETRAVHAGQAFDPTTGAVIPPVHFSTTYAQDGIGGLREGYEYGRSGNPTRTALETQLAALEGGAHALSFASGLAAEDALLRAALEPGDEVLLGSDVYGGTYRLIARVLGGWGIGVRVVDMSDLDAVRAALEERPARIVWVETPSNPLLRITDIAGLARLGHDAGALVVVDNTFASPALQQPLAFGADVVVHSTTKYLGGHSDVVGGALVLNDEALYGEAKFLQFAVGAVSGPLDAWLTTRGIKTLALRMQRHSENAQAVAEFLSSHDRVARVYYPGLPSHPGHELAAAQMSRFGGIVSVALADAAAARRFAESTRLFQLAESLGGVESLMNYPDEMTHASVRGTELAVPPEVVRLSVGIESAADLLADLDQALAGL
- a CDS encoding NAD(P)-binding protein translates to MTASPGIRSSVLAEPLRIGAVTVPNRIMQTAHSKQYSDRVESDRETAYYVRRVRGGCGLFVAGNHFVHPTGSIRGFEDAYRAEGVAASKRMTDAVHEAGAKIFVQLNHHGAQAQPDGPDGPRAVYAPSRVLSPSTAHATREMDRADIAALVEGWALSAENARNGGFDGVEIHMAHGYLLHQFLSPLYNARTDEYGAGEDGGDLEGRTRFPREVLRAVRERVGDDFTVGIRIVANEFHPDGIDGAGMREIIARLRAEARIDFLDLAAGGYHNVHYIFPSSPMPYAWLRDDVAAVKAANPDVPVFGVGAARSVEEAEEVVASGIADMVALTRAQIADPDLGRKLIGLEPVDGAERGIRHCIRLNQGCLGRGSRGLAMSCTVNPLAGRELERGERPRAASSQRWIVVGGGPAGMRAAVELATDGHAVTLIERAQELGGQLRLARRVTGRESVGLLVDDLARDLAAAGVEVRLGVDVTAETLRSEAADGIVVATGAVAPASTSLALGGAYAGGFPAAGTIDAFAAVSPEAGRAPLGRRIAIVDADGTAYAAGVVLTLLERVDELELITPFETVFPHIGAGYDRPLLLERLGAHGGFRRRPAHRVEAIEPGAVTVRDTLTGAVEMIPGVDAVVAIEPRAAVGIPGLTADTLPAPLPGVAGAAPGASGRVGAAAPRVVVIGDAFAPRTIDAAIFEAVELAYDVAGLAVLRG
- a CDS encoding pyridoxal-phosphate dependent enzyme, whose product is MHYAQSVADLVGNTPLVQLTRVTEGIAATVLAKVEYFNPGGSAKDRIARRIIDAAERDGKLMPGGTIVEPTSGNTGVGLALVAVQRGYRMIFVVPDKFAGAKVDVLRAYGAEVVVTDTSVPPEDPRSYYSVSDRLVREIPGAFKPNQFANPNGPLSHYETTGPEIWRDTDGRVTHFVAGIGTGGTITGTGRYLHEVSGGAVRVIGADPEGSIYSGGPLHGYLVEGVGEDFWPDSYDPEVPDEIHRVGDAETFEMSRRLAREEGLLVGGSSGMAVVAALRTARDLPADAVVVVLLPDHGRGYLNRFYDDDWMRDHGFEVSRAEPPVVERARNERDETPAPGAHSGAEAPVEVPVVERAPFDGLRDRERDESPARGAHLGPEASGTIPDEGAPA
- a CDS encoding SLC13 family permease, which translates into the protein MDPVTATLVILVLAVIAFVSNRVPIGIVAIGVALALYFTGVLTLPQALAGFGDPTVVFIAALFVVSESLDATGVTAWAGQKVIGRAGTKRTTLVLVTALLVAGLTALISINGAVAALLPLVVVVAARAGIASSKLLMPLAFAASAGSLLLLTGTPVNIIVSEFAAGAGGREFGFFEFALVGIPVLLGTLVILLLGGRLVPERKGAIMPVDLVRHARMLRQQYSLTLDTGMLLGPNTGVTEVVVAPRSPLIGTRVCAGMTTPDGDLVVLAARRGDEHLKGTEFIVQSGDALLLQGAWDDLTRRTQDPSVLVVDDPAQLRRSVPLGRGAKRAIGILLAMIVLLATGLVPPAVAALLAACALVLSRTVTVTAAYHAISWTTVVLIAGMIPLSTAFISTGTADLVADGMLSMLGGAGPHVALLALCGITVVLGQLISNTATVLIVAPIAISVARALDVSVQPFMMALAVAGAAAFLTPIATPANLMVMEPAGYRFGDYWKLGLPLALFFLAVAVFYVPLVWPF